The Drosophila yakuba strain Tai18E2 chromosome X, Prin_Dyak_Tai18E2_2.1, whole genome shotgun sequence DNA segment aattttaacaAACTAAGAACTTAATACAAATCGCAATGAATTATGAATATCAAGCTATAAGTGCTAACAGATAGCATTACCAaattacaacattttaaaacaTCAAAATGGATTGGAAATTCCCTCAGCTTAAATATGACTAGTTACAAATAAGTAAATTAACATTCCtcccgaaaaataaaataagatagCGTTGTCAGAAATGTCAGAAAAGatttttaagtatttcaaattgctttttatgAAGCACATCGGGTTGCAGTCCTTGCTAGCACGTTGTAATCGATAATTACCTAGAGCAGCCATCGATAGTGTCGCGCAGAAATCAATGTTGTACCAGCTCTAACAGCGAGTGCTGATCTGAGCGAATTTGgttgatttcatttgcttttgttttaaattattcgTGTCGTCgcgatcggatcggatcggattcCCCCATAACCTTTAAGCGTACCGCCTATACTTCAAGTGAAATGTCGCTGAATCCGCAGTACGAGGACATTGGCAAGGGATTTGTGCAGCAGTACTATGCGATATTCGATGACCCGGCGAATCGGGCGAACGTGGTTAATTTCTACAGCGTAAGTGTTGTTGCTCTTCCCGCTGCTGCTCATCGCCTTTCATCTCTCCTTTATCCCCGTCTCCTCTTTCACCTACGCATTTATCTCTTGCCATCCCACTCACACGCACAGGTGACGCGCGGCGCGCCCTTGAAAAATTCCGCCTCCTTTaagcaaaaaatgtaaaagaaaacTGTTGCAATGCGAAAAAGAGCGCGAAAAAGCAGCTGGAGATATATGGCCGGCATATCGGGATATTGGGAGAATAGGATGAATGGACGATAGGGGCGGGGACAGCGTTCGATTCTCGAAGTTTCGAGTGACACATTACGCCCATGttcgcataaataaatacacacataCGAAATATATGGCCAACATACACCTGAGGGCAGCACGATAGAACCCAAAATATATACACGAAAGGCACTGAACAAATTGCACCAATTACTTTGAAAAACTTAATtcattttgtgtttctttgtcattgtcaaccaaaaaattaaaaattataaaatgaaaaatactaaaaattgTCTAATTTAGTATTGAACGATAatattaacttatttttttactTTCAGGCTACAGACTCTTTCATGACCTTTGAGGGCCACCAAATACAGGGAGCACCCAAGATTCTGGAAAAAGTTCAGGTAAGTCCTGATTATATACAGCCTTTTgagtatatgtataatatCTTACATATCCTTTGTATTCCCGCAGAGTCTGAGCTTTCAGAAGATTACCAGAGTGATAACCACAGTGGACTCGCAGCCTACCTTCGATGGCGGAGTTCTGATCAACGTCCTTGGAAGACTACAGGTAAAACCAGCATTCTCAGTCAGAAAAAATGTCCCTAACTCGCTGTCATAGACTGCCAGCGGCGGCGGTTACAATATTAGCACTGCCAATCAAATGAATCgctttactttttaattttcccatttcgtGTTGTGTTTTTCAACACGTAAATGCTTgacaattatatttttgtaacatATAGAGCCgctaaaatgttttgttttgactgAAGTGAGAGAAATACTTTTATTTCGCaatgttttccatttatttgtttttcatcTGCTTTTGTTGAAGCCTGCCACTTTTTTATTCCATGAAGTATTCTGCTTTCTGAgatacatatgcatattttCCATTGGAATACGAATGAGTTTGAATACACAtcaatttaattatactaCCTACTACcttttaaaaaagaataattGCGTCAATGTTTTTTATGATAGCATATTGTTAGAAATGGGTATAATCCAAATTCAATCGCTCATCACTTTAGATATGAAATCATTCATCATGCTTCCGTAGAGTCGTAAGGGCAGTGCTATTTGCCGACCGCCGCTACATCACTTATTCATTACAAGCCACCTGAATCGTATATCGTATATCTGAACTCTGGTTATTAAAAAAACGAACGCAAATGTCAAAACCAATGCAGACCGACGAGGATCAGCCGCATGCCTACATTCAGACCTTCGTATTGAAGCCGGTGGGCGGCAGTTTCTTTGTGCAGCACGATATATTTCGGCTGTCGCTGCACGATGTGTAGCGCCAGCGACCCCgatctgccacgcccagtctACAGATTCCAGCGCCCGGCCATATATGTGTAAATCGAGATCAAGATCGAGATCGAGATCAGCAGCCAAACGATCAGCCAGCAGAGATGCAGAGACAAGACCCAGttaaaaaacgaaagaaaacaaTATCTAACCGATAAGATAGTTCTGCTGTTTGTCGACCTTATGCCGCCCAGCCACGCCACTCCGCCCACacatgccaaaaaaaaatatttatcctTGGCGTCTCGTCGTCGTACAATTTCTTCTAATTATCCTCACAGTACGTGAATGCCCAACGATAATTAACCGAATCAAAATGTTGCGCAGTTCATTTCGTGCATGGTTTTCGTTGATTTTGAGTTGGATTTTCTAATGTTCTTTCTAACCACTTCGGTTGGTCGCTGGGGAACTGGAACCTCCCATTATTGCCATGTTGATGTAACACAAACGATTTTTGTACGCACTCAATacaaatttgtaatattttgcTCTACATTTCCAACTAAACGGGTTTGaaacaaatatgttttctttatatttttatatgcttCAAAACTCACTGATATTACTCTTATAATTGTTCTTAATACTGCCTTTTCATCTGTTACCAAGCACAATACCCATTTACTAGCCTGAACTTTCATTTTGTTATTTGAACTCATGATTAATCAAaaagtaaattgtaaatatccCAAATTGcctttttcaatttgcctTAAAACGGTGTCTGAAAGTTTAGGTATACGAATTATGAAATTAAGAagatcagaacttttgaaattttaatactTTGTTCTTTAATGATAGAACATATGTTCAATTTCGAATGAAACTGATATTAAACAGATGAGAAAATTCGCAGACTTCATAAAT contains these protein-coding regions:
- the LOC6526132 gene encoding probable nuclear transport factor 2, with translation MSLNPQYEDIGKGFVQQYYAIFDDPANRANVVNFYSATDSFMTFEGHQIQGAPKILEKVQSLSFQKITRVITTVDSQPTFDGGVLINVLGRLQCDDDPPHAYSQVFVLKANAGTFFVAHDIFRLNIHNSA